AGCATTATGTTTCTTTAAAACAAAGAAAGTGTCATTATACACTTAGCCTACAATGTATTCAGTACACTTGCATACATTGAATTCAGTGTTATACAACAGGACTGCAAACATCCTACCTCCATGAAGGTTATAATCTTCAGTTGTTGTTGAAATGACTGAAGATAGTTATCGACACAACATTTAAGACTTCACTTGATGTGGCTTTTAATCTGTATTGCAACATCCGAAGAGATGACTTTCTGTTATATCTAGCTCATTGGTATACAGTCAATTGGATGGGCAACATATTGGAAACACTTCTCATTGTAATGTGATAATACTTTAACGGATACCAAAATGATCAGACGGTTACAATTACATCTCTAGTACGAGTTTGTAGAAAACCGTTGAAATGTACAACCTTTGAGTGAAGCATTAATTGAATCACGGTTGCATTAACTAGTTGTAACTATTATAAAAACCATAGTAAAACGGCAGCATTGACTGACAGAATGCCTTGCTGTTTGAGAAGCTGCAGGGGTTAGTTTGAGGGCAAGGTATTATGAAACTCCTTCACTGCCAAACTGCTGAGTGATTGAACTCTGTGTGACGTAAAGTCTTTATCTGATCCGTGGTGAACTTCAGACGCCAGTGCACGTCACTCCTCTCCCCACAACCctttaaaacaaactggtgcCCTCTTTAACAAAAATAAGAGTATCTGTTATTAGGAAATCATAAATGAACAATAATGTGTTTAAGCAAAACATAAGCAAATGCTGTATGATACTATAACGCTTCTACAAAAGTGAAAGGGTAACATGATGTGAGGCTATAAAGACTTTTAGCCAATCAGCTTCAAAGACTTTCTCTGTCCACTGTTCTTTCATTGGCTGTCATCTGAGTGCATATTATGACGGTTGTTTAGTGCAGACACTTGTTCTTATGAAGTCAATAATTACTTAATATGTAGTGACAGATACACGACGGGATAAAAAAAACATACTGTACggaatttgtttgttttttgcacAATAAATAAAAGTAGCAGAAACACAACATGCAAAGACGCAATGTGTGCAGATTTTTAAAACCCTGGAGGcttgttttaaatattaacaaggcattgactttatttgtaggcAAGACAATAACATCACAAACTATAACAGATAAACTTCAGTTCGGATGAAAGATACTGGCGTTAAAGTTCCAGAACGGGGGGGAAGTGGAAAAGAGTTGTTTTTCTGAAAGGTTCCTGCGGTAAATTGAACATCGACTTTCTGACAGTCGGTGGACTTTGATTTGACCTGTGTGTATAGGAGTACACAGTAACGCCTCGGGAACGCCTCTCTGGCGATGTCATAAAAAAGCCGGGCAGATGATGTATAAATACAGAGCTGAAGATGCATCTTCAATTTCTGCAGAGCGGCACCCTTTATGGATTATAATCTGGCCAATCAAATCCTGCCCGGTAACCAAATACTGAGGATCAAAAGGAACCTATTTAAACCAAACAaggtattttttattatttttattatcaatCATAAAAGATTCAGCAACCTTTCATTTGGAAATATGAATGATTAATGTACGAGGTCAATGTTTGCATGGTGTTTTACTCCTTAGTAATCTGTTCTAATTGGGCATTTCTTCTGTAACCCCAGCGTTAGGAAACATGGTGGGACTCAAACCCTCAGATGCTCCTCCTCCACTGGGGGTGAAGATGGCGAGTGCCGGGGCTGCAGCCTGTGTGGCCGACCTGATCACGTTCCCTCTGGACACGGCCAAAGTCAGACTGCAGGTATCTGTTGAGAGACACTGGCAAAGAGAATTTTAGCAACATGttaggctgtggctcagtggtgagtgtgctggacttcaaatcagggggtagcaagtttgagtcccactgcagtcagcatgtcgttgtgtccctgagacacttcacctcaaATAGTTcccgtggggattgcccacagtactgaatgtgtcgctttggataaaagcgtctaacgaaTGACATGTCATGCATCTGATGCTACCTGTGTGATAAGGATCCACAGCTTCTTATTTTTCTCTGTGATACTTTGGGAATAGTTTGATATTGGCAGTAGCGTAATATACATTTACAAAAGTACCTTATTTAATTAGATTTGTGAGGTACTTGTAATTTACTTTGTAGTAAGTTTTATATTGTATGATTctcctactccactacaatttggAAAACAAGTAATTAAGTCATTTTAACTCGGTACACTAATGCATGTTGATGTACTAATATGGATTAAGATATCTGGCAGTATAATAAAAAGTAATTAAAGTTATCACCACACAAATTataatatcaaaatcaaaaggatttatatatgtatgctaatattattgtgctttgacttaagtacaattttgaatggCAGACTTGTACTTGTtacagagtatttctacacaCTGGTATTATAACTTTTACTTAAGCTAAAGGTTGGAGTACTTCCACCTCTGCATATTTGCTGTTATTGACTGAGCCGCTTGACTTGATGAATACATCTATTGCACTCGTCAACACTGTTGAGTTGCTGCACTGTTTAGCCTAAACATTCTGGTTTTAGCCTCGAGTTCAATCTGAATCTGTGCCCCCAGATTCAGGGAGAGAAGAAGGGAGTGGAGGGGATCCGCTACAGAGGGGTGTTCGGGACGATCAGCACCATGGTCCGGACCGAGGGGCCGCGGTCTCTGTACAACGGGCTGGTGGCCGGGCTGCAGAGGCAGACCTGCTTCGCCTCCATCAGGATCGGCCTCTACGACAACGTCAAAAACTTCTACACTGGTGGCACAGAGCGTAAGTGGTTAATTTAAAGAACATGTAGGTTTTCTTCATTCTTTTAAACAGGATTTAAACATCACcgtatgctcattttcaggttcatatttgtattgtgtgcctctGTGACACGTctccatgttttaatgttcaaaaagctctttattgttctcatactgcctgtgctgcagcacctcttttcaccctctgtctgaaaccagagcccagtctgctctgattggttagctggctggctctgttgtgattggtcaaccgcttagagatctGCCGCCCCTTAGTCTATCCCATGTTCAATGTGCTGGGACGCgagccaatagaagtgtgatTAAGATACAAACTTGTTTGATTGTTACATAGTGAAGCATTTCAGTCAGGGGGGGAGtgagtgggagagaaactccctctggactttgggatgttagcctttgcagaccatttacatgcacataaACACATAGAACACATTTAAGGAAAGGGAAAACTCCAAGAAGCAAACCAGGATCTCTTAATTGTACATGTCCAAATTGATTACTATACCTCTTTGTTCCAAGACTGAACTCAACCCTAAAGTCCCTAATAAGTCTCAGGGGGCTTCAGACCTTCAAAATCAATTTCCAAAGAGTGTTCTTTGAAAGAAAACAAAGCCAGTGACCCCCCGAGGTCAGAGGTCGTACAGATAGTATTGATGTCATGATGTAACACCAAATAATTCAGTAAACTTCAGTTGCTTTTTAGAACCTATGATAATGCTGAAAAGTGATGAATGTAACTAATGAACACTTTGACCAAAACAGAGGTCCAACAGttcatatataatataaagtGTAAATGTGATGTAAAAATGACCTGTTATTGTGCATCTCTCTTTCTTCACAAAAAGTAAAACTATATATTCTTAAAGTAATGTCACAATCATCACAACGATAAGAGTTTATAGCAATTCATTGACGTTTAAATTGAGAATTAGGTCAGAATACCTCCCAAATGTTTTGACAAAGTAAATAACTACTTAATTACAGTCATACAGTACATTCATTTACATGTCACCTGTGCTTGTTCCCGTCCATCCCTCTCCAGAGGCCAGTATCTTGGTGCGGATCCTGGCCGGCTGCACCACAGGCGCCATGGCGGTGTCGTTTGCTCAACCCACCGATGTGGTGAAGGTTCGGTTCCAGGCGCAGATGAACCTGGACGGCGTGGCCCGGCGCTACACGGGCACCATGCAGGCCTACAAACACATCTTCCAGAACGAGGGCATGCGGGGACTCTGGAAAGGTGAAGTTTTAGTAAGCATAGTACAAAATAACGCATATTTATAGTTTACGTATACATGCAAGCTATCAATATAAGCTGGGTTCaaccaatgtgtgtgtgtgtgtgtgtgtgtgtgtgtgtgtgtgtgtgtgtgtgtgtgtgtgtgtgtgtgtgtgtgtgtgtgtgtgtgtgtgtgtgtgtgtgtgtgtgtgtgtgtgtgtgtgtgtgtgtgtgtgtgaatacctTTAACAATGTCTGTGGTTTTTACTTTGTCTAAAAATTACATTGCAAATTGTGTATCTTACATTAAGGTAATATGCTTCGTGAAAAGATGTTCGCATTCCCTTGCAAAGTATATACTgtccttttaaaaaaatatgtgtgtgtgtgaataaagAATTAGACAAACAATACCTTTCTGTTTTCGCAGGCACACTACCCAACATCACCAGAAATGCGTTAGTGAACTGCACGGAGCTGGTTACATATGACCTGATCAAAGAGGCCATCCTCAAACACCGCCTGCTGTCAGGTGAGAGACATGTGCAGGGTCCTGAAGGTTAGCACTTTAAAGCTAACAGATTAAAAGTTACACCTGTAAACCCCTAACCCCATGTAGTAAGTCATGCAATACTCGTTATTACTTCATCAAAGTAATACAATTTACACTTCATTACTTTTTATAATAAAAACTTGCAAATAAAGCTGAAAAATCGAATAACCATCAACTAGACTTTGTAAATCTCAAATTCAGATTGAATCAGACCATGACAAATAAAGTTTGAATCTGCATTACATGAGCCAACGAAAAAGTATCCAGAAAAAGCTCTTAATAATTgtagcacttattgtaagtcgcctGAAATAAAAGGTGACATAACAGTTTCTTGTAACCAGTTACTCTtcaatacacacagacacacactactCAGAGAGACAGCCGATTGGCTAAGACTCCACACACCCTCTCTCACAGCTGATAACGGTGCTGATCGAGGACATGGTGTATTTTCCCCTCAGTGCAGTAAAACCACATTTATCTCAATCATTCATCGTGCCCATTCACAAAGGTTATATAACCTGCTGAGTTTCTGCTCCGCTCAGGACAAAGGCCTCTCATTCACACTTTATTGTCTTGTtcactatctctctctctctctccacagatAATCTGCCCTGCCACTTTGTTTCTGCGTTTGGTGCCGGCTTTGTCACCACAGTGATCGCCTCCCCTGTGGATGTGGTGAAAACCAGATATATGAACTCCCCTCCAGGCCTGTACAAGAGCGCCATCAACTGTTCCTGGATCATGATGACCAAAGAGGGGCCGTCGGCTTTCTATAAAGGGTGAGTTCCCCTGCCTCACACGCATTGATTTAGGAATATGCAGGAACACTTGAGGTCATTGAATAGAAAATGTTAAAAGAAGTGTTGCATTTGTCGACCTATTTGACTTTCATTTACCTCTCAAGTTTAGTTATAGGCCAACCGTAGTTCAGTCTTTAACAGTTGTCACGCCTATACTAGTTCTGCATACCTCTTACTTGATTTAACGGTCTTTATTTGTACTAATTTCTGTCTCTTTTCTCTTGTGACACCTGCATTTCCTGTAGATTTGTGCCTTCGTTTCTGAGGCTGGGATCGTGGAACGTAGTAATGTTCGTCACATTCGAGCAAATCAAGAGAGCTATGATGGTCACGAAGAAGCGGTACGAGGAAGGAAATTGAGGTTCCTGTGAAAAATGACTTGGAACATCGATGAAGATTCTTTTGTCTGTTGGCGACAAAGAAGAAAATCCTTTGTTGAAAAAGGAATATTTGACTTCATGTTGAACTGATGTATAAACGAAATGCAGTTCCATCTTTATATTTATAATTTTCCTAATGAACCCATCTGAAATGAAATGGGGCTGAAGGTTGTGTTAACTCCCCTTTAAGAGGTTTACACTTtaaaaccctcctgttgtcttcgggtcaaatctgaccgatttactacttttcATCAAtcgtaacttttttgttttacattcgattgtattcaggcttcatgatatccttcacagcatatatttgaacatatacaatgctgatcaccactttcattgaattgtggatgatttagtcaactttgtaacgcccatggtgttcccggaaaataatgaccgccataaagaaatggaattagtaaccatacggacgcacgcgcgcgcgcacacacacacacacacacacacacacacacacacacacacacacacacacacacacacacacacacacacacacacacacacacacacacacacacacacacacacacacacacacacacacacacacacacacacacacacacacacccacctaccttcaggggacattacattgacttacatgcatttcctggagacttatcctaaccttaaccataaccaacacatgccttacCCTAAACCTTACCAAGTCttctaaaattaatgatcccccttatggggacctccaatttgtccccataaggcaggcgagtccccacacgtgactgtgtaaacagatttaggtccccacaagtatagtaatgccacACACACGCGATGTGCCATCCCCCTCTTATGTGccgatcacacctggcacacgcaatacatgtccagtgtctattctttgtatatttactgcagtgctTCATGTATACcggtagtctgatacaatatgtacagtttgaaagggtgatgaatgaaatgtggtgatgatgaatggtttttgtgttaatgtaattaaaacagggccggtcagatttgaccgaacaccaaagtaaggggggaaacgaagacaataggagggtaAAGTAAATCCGAAActgttaattatatattttaggcAGCTTACACCAGTGCATCATCATAACATGTCCAACAGGTTTATGTGAaccttaaatatatatgtgttgTGTTACAGACCCTGTGGTTGCTCAATAACTTATTTCATCACacgaaatacattttaaaacattacaacatgtatttattaactTTGAGTCAGATGTTTGAACTATCACATACTTTCCTCAAAGAAAGTCACAGCAAAACACAAATTATTACAGATAATAAAAATGCAGTTTTGAAAACAACCATTTTGAGTTTACCTATATTATAGAATACAGATGCCATCAACATTAAAACATGCACCatttaggacaaacaaatccACTTCCTGAGCGGGACAACTGTGAGAACAGACCGTCTTGTTTACTTGAATACAAACAAGAAAGCTACAAATATGGTAGTTAATCACCATTTGTTAAATAACCGTCTTTACCGGAAGAGTTTGGCTGCTTGCTGACTGACAATGCATTACATCCTCATGAAGACAGCCCCGTTACCTCCACAGTCTGAAGAAGCTCTTATTTCCCATTCAGGAATGGACATGTGTGAGGTAAAGGCGTTGGATTTGTGCTGTATTTTAAGACTTAAGAACCACAACACCAACGATAAGGAGATTCATGTTTTTGTGAGAGCTACCAGATTTTTGTCTTCCTCATCTCCTTTAAATATCGTCAGGGGCAACGGACAGGTGAGGGAATATTTCCAAATAACTTGTTTGGATTAATACATTACTTTTTAGAGCAGGCAGTCAACGTGAggtttacatcagggtcccgTAGATTGGTCTTAACTATGGTGTGGAATTTCTCTCTGTACTGATTGAACTGCATGATGCTTTCTGGTTCTTCTGCCACCCAGAATCTATCAAATTCATACGCCAGATAACCTGgaaggaaaacacacagattTTAGAGAAAGCCTTTAAAAAAGTGACACTTCTTACAAAGATTACATATTGTATTTTTCTAGCAAATGGAAATAATCAGAGAGGTTGAAAAATAGAAGAGTTATTTGTACTCACAGTATAGCTGATGGAATTGCCGGAGCTCAGGAGTTCCCGGTACTGTGTTGTAGAAATGAGGTTTCAATTCACCGCTCTTCAGGAGGCTGTACGCCATCTCCGTCAAGTTGATCCCAACAATGGCATAGGAATACCTGAGATAAGAGATACGGCCTTTGACACACAACTGAAAACAAAACTGCAGATATGTGTGAATGTCTCTTACCCTAGTTTAGGATGGTTTGCGTGAGACAACACCTGACGAGCCTCCTCGGTgtagttttcactgaaaaaactgaaacagaaATAATTCATTATAGTAATTATTGCAAAAGTGATGGAAAACATGTGGGCTAAGGAGTTTGGAAAGAAAACAATCTTGGAACGTGGAGTCAGAAagtagccatctttgccatcgtgagcgtgcgatgtcctgttcagatgacgtcaaacccaacgggatgccataaataaactacacagaatcacactacacacctacgcagtgattacattcaggcacacagaatacaacctctttgaacaatttatatacttattgaaaacaagctacgaaatgtaataccttggaaaatgccgtttaatactttttaagaccccgcggaccccctgtaaCACCTGAGTCACTGAGCAATATTCTGCCACAGCTTCCATTTATTAGAATAATGACAGTATGTTACAGCACAGGCTACTAGACTGAGGTGTGGACACGCATGCAGATGAATCATTAACAGGGATCTGTGAAGACTCACGGTCTCCAGTATGGGCTCAGTTTAATTATTAGACAATGTTCGAAAACTGCTTTTTCCAAGAATATGGCTCGAAACATGAAACTTGTGTACCTAATTTAAACAAAGAATATAGATAATGATTTGTATTTGGAAACACATAACGTTGCAAATGTTAATGTCTCTTgtgttaataatatatgtataataACATTTGCAGCAGTTTTGAGTTGGTTTTATGGAGGGTATAAATGTGAAATGGAGCTGGATTGAACTTCCAGGTTTATATTTATAGATGAGAGTAACGCCTACGTCACTAACGGGCGAAAATTAcggcccgcccacttttgggggaaaccaacgctgtcatttgaacggcggtcaacacaaattctgaagtttgtgccaatccgatcagaaatgtaagaaaaccgTGGATTTTCTTCAAAGAGCGCGATCACGACGGCCAGtcaggcaaacaattacattaaatcatttgaaattgacgatcgggctcgatatttggttaaattaaaatcagtaggcgaggctgtaattttcgCCTGCTGTTActcatgagcgaggcggaaaataatagttttatcaTGCCAACAAGCTGCTGTgccgtttattgcacctcaaacattaaaacaaatccagtgtTTCTGtccttcctctaagaagaaaggacagcaaCAGAAGAGCTCTGCGGCTTCAGGCTCGATCGACGTTCAAGTGACAGCGttgtttcccccaaaagtgggcggggccgtactttttgcccggaagtgacgCATGTGTTACTGTCATCAGTTTGGTGTGCTTGGGCAGCTTTCTTTACGCGTGTCTTTCTTAAATCATTTTTTACTGTGCTTTGAAACAAGGTTAGTTAGCCACGACTAGGTTTATAAAACTGTATATGAGACAAAATATGTTATACTAACAATAACACTTCTTTATGTTATTGTGTCTTCATGTTAAAGAGGTGATAGTTGACAGGGAACAGTAGATGTGGCAGGACTGATGTGTTTTTGTTCATTACAAAGTTAATAAATGTCTAATTGTAATTAGTTTAAGGGACTTACACAAGGTTGATAAGGCCGAGCAGTCCCATTCCTCTGAAGTCAGTTTTTGGATCGTCGCCCTGAAATCCGATGTCTCCCCACTGCTTGGTTATCCTCGAATCCAGTTTGACCGTCGGCATCAGCAGGTCCCACAGCTGAGAGGAACATTATTCTGGGGTTAATCAGGTcaaattcatttggattcaaaaTGTTGGAACAATAATCACATTTGTCTATACTTTGATCAAAACCATGCCGTTTCATTGTGCCGTCTTTCTccaattatataaatagtttctcCTTCTAAAGCCTCAACTGCGTCGATGCAGGCAGGACATGTTAGTTCAAGATATTATCCTAATTATAAACACACATGTAGAACTGAATCAGGAACACACACCTTTAGGAGCATGGCCTCATGTTCTTGGTTCTCTGAGCTGAACACTTCCTTTCTCATGTTTTCCACAGATACGTACAGGCTGCTGTTTCCTGTTATCTGTAACAGacagatgtgcaggctttcctTGAACCTAAACAGGAAGAGAgttcaaataaataattaaaagttTACAAAATGAAACTTAGTATGATGCACAAATGAATTGCTGGTGACAAGAAACCAGAAAGTATCAGATAAGAACTTAC
Above is a window of Pseudochaenichthys georgianus chromosome 1, fPseGeo1.2, whole genome shotgun sequence DNA encoding:
- the elmod2 gene encoding ELMO domain-containing protein 2, with product MLGYIWQYVYTSFLRYWLKWFIRQATGTCELQRICSGNKPGARRTSKAEYSLRSSKNKVLRGALEAGKDQLEKCADQIMKEKNVKPQKDPLFKESLHICLLQITGNSSLYVSVENMRKEVFSSENQEHEAMLLKLWDLLMPTVKLDSRITKQWGDIGFQGDDPKTDFRGMGLLGLINLVFFSENYTEEARQVLSHANHPKLGYSYAIVGINLTEMAYSLLKSGELKPHFYNTVPGTPELRQFHQLYCYLAYEFDRFWVAEEPESIMQFNQYREKFHTIVKTNLRDPDVNLTLTACSKK
- the ucp1 gene encoding mitochondrial brown fat uncoupling protein 1 — its product is MVGLKPSDAPPPLGVKMASAGAAACVADLITFPLDTAKVRLQIQGEKKGVEGIRYRGVFGTISTMVRTEGPRSLYNGLVAGLQRQTCFASIRIGLYDNVKNFYTGGTEQASILVRILAGCTTGAMAVSFAQPTDVVKVRFQAQMNLDGVARRYTGTMQAYKHIFQNEGMRGLWKGTLPNITRNALVNCTELVTYDLIKEAILKHRLLSDNLPCHFVSAFGAGFVTTVIASPVDVVKTRYMNSPPGLYKSAINCSWIMMTKEGPSAFYKGFVPSFLRLGSWNVVMFVTFEQIKRAMMVTKKRYEEGN